From one Planktothrix agardhii NIES-204 genomic stretch:
- a CDS encoding hypothetical protein (conserved hypothetical protein) produces the protein MIAKPLSDTIEYCCRENLDLYDGADCQTLATQAAVSRHLRLLPQSKNHTNNSPNILVQLCEDNYTAWLLDSDQKHLEIATQPYLAPIWSEAQIQAAIPQIIQFTQVAMATPNYYLWGGTVSPNYDCSGLMQAAFADAGIWIPRDAYQQEAFAKPITFNREQLDFSILLPGDLIFFGTVEKATHVGLYLGDKKYIHSSGNEQGRNGIKIDVLSLEGDTCIQYYFKRLRGAGRIIYSYQLLPK, from the coding sequence ATGATTGCCAAACCCTTATCAGATACGATTGAGTATTGCTGTAGAGAGAATTTGGATCTCTATGATGGAGCCGACTGCCAAACTTTAGCAACGCAAGCGGCTGTATCTCGTCATTTACGTCTACTTCCCCAATCTAAAAATCACACTAATAATTCCCCTAATATTCTAGTTCAATTATGTGAAGATAATTATACCGCTTGGTTACTTGATTCGGATCAAAAGCATTTAGAGATTGCCACTCAGCCCTATCTCGCTCCGATTTGGTCAGAGGCTCAAATTCAAGCCGCAATTCCCCAGATTATTCAGTTTACTCAAGTCGCAATGGCAACCCCTAATTACTATCTTTGGGGCGGGACGGTCAGCCCTAATTATGATTGTTCGGGTTTAATGCAAGCTGCCTTTGCTGACGCCGGAATTTGGATTCCCAGAGACGCCTATCAACAAGAAGCCTTTGCCAAACCCATCACTTTTAATCGAGAACAATTAGATTTTTCGATTCTTCTCCCTGGGGATTTAATATTTTTTGGAACTGTCGAAAAAGCGACTCATGTTGGATTATATCTCGGAGACAAAAAATATATTCATAGTTCGGGTAACGAACAGGGTCGTAACGGCATAAAGATTGATGTGTTATCATTAGAAGGAGATACCTGTATTCAGTATTACTTTAAACGGTTACGGGGGGCAGGACGAATAATTTATAGTTATCAACTGCTTCCTAAGTAA